From Citricoccus sp. SGAir0253, a single genomic window includes:
- a CDS encoding long-chain fatty acid--CoA ligase codes for MNTGVGSYPRRRAQVRPEAVAIEFEGTSTTYGRFSERVTRLAHALRGLGVDRGGRVAYIGFNHPTLLETFFAANLLGATPVLVNPRLSPAEAEFIVADSGAAVVVHGREVADTAAHLAERQPGLVLVAAEGPDGPGARYEELLAAAGTAEVEADVAEDDVALLMYTSGTTGRPKGAMLTHRNLTYQYLNAFTGTDLRQDEVMLSVAPLFHIAGLNMTTIPTFMMGGRLIIHRAFRPAAVLEEIERSAVTGTFMVPAMIDLLAQEPGFAERDLSSLRSIMVGGSPLPERSIRAWTDRGVKVVQGFGMTETAPGVCLLEAQDALAHAGTAGRPHFFSEVRLVDPATGQDVGDGVAGEVWVRGPQVMAGYWNRPEATEAALAGGWYRSGDIAVRDAEGFYTIKDRIKDMYISGGENVYPAEVENALLALPHVLEAAVVGVPDERWGETGLAFVVLRPAGPDGGPAPDGAALRDRLAGHLARYKLPREVVVVDELPRTSTGKIRKTVLRERPLAPAGA; via the coding sequence ATGAACACCGGTGTCGGCAGCTATCCCCGTCGTCGCGCGCAGGTGCGCCCCGAGGCCGTGGCCATCGAGTTCGAGGGCACGAGCACCACGTACGGGCGCTTCAGCGAGCGCGTCACCCGGCTGGCCCACGCCCTGCGGGGCCTGGGCGTGGACCGCGGGGGGCGCGTGGCCTACATCGGGTTCAACCACCCCACGCTGCTGGAGACGTTCTTCGCCGCCAACCTCCTCGGCGCCACCCCCGTGCTCGTCAACCCGCGCCTGTCCCCGGCGGAGGCGGAGTTCATCGTGGCCGACTCCGGTGCCGCGGTGGTCGTCCACGGCCGGGAGGTCGCCGATACCGCCGCCCACCTCGCCGAGCGGCAGCCGGGGCTCGTGCTCGTGGCCGCCGAGGGCCCGGACGGTCCCGGGGCCCGCTACGAGGAGCTGCTCGCGGCCGCCGGCACCGCCGAGGTGGAGGCGGACGTGGCCGAGGACGACGTGGCCCTGCTCATGTACACCTCCGGCACCACGGGCCGCCCCAAGGGCGCCATGCTGACGCACCGGAACCTCACGTACCAGTACCTCAACGCCTTCACCGGCACGGACCTGCGCCAGGACGAGGTCATGCTCTCGGTGGCCCCGCTGTTCCACATCGCGGGCCTGAACATGACCACGATCCCCACGTTCATGATGGGCGGGCGGCTCATCATCCACCGCGCGTTCCGCCCGGCCGCGGTGCTCGAGGAGATCGAGCGCTCGGCGGTCACGGGCACGTTCATGGTCCCGGCGATGATCGACCTGCTGGCCCAGGAGCCCGGCTTCGCCGAGCGCGACCTGTCCTCGCTGCGCTCGATCATGGTCGGCGGCTCCCCGCTGCCCGAGCGGTCCATCCGGGCCTGGACGGACCGCGGGGTCAAGGTGGTCCAGGGCTTCGGCATGACCGAGACCGCGCCCGGGGTCTGCCTGCTCGAGGCGCAGGACGCCCTCGCGCACGCCGGCACCGCCGGCCGCCCGCACTTCTTCTCCGAGGTCCGGCTCGTGGACCCGGCCACCGGGCAGGACGTCGGCGACGGCGTGGCCGGGGAGGTCTGGGTCCGCGGCCCCCAGGTGATGGCCGGCTACTGGAACCGCCCCGAGGCCACCGAGGCCGCCCTGGCCGGCGGCTGGTACCGCTCCGGGGACATCGCGGTGCGGGACGCCGAGGGCTTCTACACGATCAAGGACCGCATCAAGGACATGTACATCTCCGGCGGGGAGAACGTCTACCCCGCCGAGGTGGAGAACGCCCTGCTGGCCCTGCCCCACGTCCTGGAGGCGGCCGTCGTCGGCGTCCCGGACGAGCGCTGGGGCGAGACCGGGCTGGCCTTCGTGGTGCTGCGCCCCGCGGGGCCCGACGGCGGCCCCGCGCCGGACGGCGCGGCGCTGCGGGACCGGCTCGCCGGACACCTGGCCCGCTACAAGCTGCCGCGGGAGGTGGTCGTGGTGGACGAGTTGCCGCGCACCTCCACCGGCAAGATCCGCAAGACCGTGCTGCGCGAGCGCCCCCTGGCCCCCGCCGGCGCCTGA
- a CDS encoding NAD(P)-binding domain-containing protein — MSEQRIAIIGAGPSGIAALRAFESAQRAGAEIPEIVCFEKQADWGGQWNYDWRSGIDEYGEPVHSSMYRNLWSNGPKEALEFAEYTFDEHFGRPISSYPPREVLWDYIDGRVRRTDVRDRVRFSTAVRWVQYDPERDAFTVTVEDLRSRETSSSVFDQVIVATGHFSYPNVPGFRGIETFPGTLHHAHDFRGAEKLAGQRVLLIGASYSAEDIGVQAFKMGAASVTMSYRSRPQGYDWPEGMEELPGIERFEGQRVHFVDGEVREVDAVILCTGYLHKYPFLPSELALSGPNTIYPDGLYRGVAWQGNPKLHYLGAQDQWFTFNMFDAQAWYVRDLVLGRAELPPAEERAAHMARWRERFEAVDSDADAVRFQADYIRDLIEATDYPMFDLDEVVRIFLDWKRDKKENILTYRDRPHRSVMTGTMAAVHHTPWLQELDDSLERYLSTPEPTGMEDLLAAREAAPSA; from the coding sequence GTGTCCGAACAGCGCATCGCCATCATCGGAGCCGGACCGAGCGGGATCGCCGCCCTGCGGGCGTTCGAGTCCGCCCAGCGCGCGGGGGCCGAGATCCCCGAGATCGTGTGCTTCGAGAAGCAGGCCGACTGGGGCGGCCAGTGGAACTACGACTGGCGCAGCGGGATCGACGAGTACGGCGAGCCCGTCCACTCCTCGATGTACCGCAACCTGTGGTCGAACGGCCCCAAGGAGGCCCTGGAGTTCGCCGAGTACACCTTCGACGAGCACTTCGGCCGGCCCATCTCCTCCTACCCGCCGCGCGAGGTGCTGTGGGACTACATCGACGGCCGGGTCCGGCGCACGGACGTGAGGGACCGGGTCCGCTTCTCCACCGCCGTCCGCTGGGTCCAGTACGACCCGGAGCGGGACGCCTTCACGGTCACGGTGGAGGACCTGCGCTCGCGGGAGACCTCCTCGTCCGTCTTCGACCAGGTCATCGTGGCCACGGGGCACTTCTCCTACCCGAACGTCCCCGGCTTCCGGGGCATCGAGACCTTCCCCGGCACCCTCCACCACGCCCACGACTTCCGCGGGGCGGAGAAGCTCGCCGGCCAGCGCGTCCTGCTGATCGGCGCCTCCTACTCCGCGGAGGACATCGGCGTGCAGGCCTTCAAGATGGGGGCCGCCTCGGTCACCATGAGCTACCGCAGCCGTCCGCAGGGCTACGACTGGCCGGAGGGCATGGAGGAGCTGCCGGGCATCGAGCGCTTCGAGGGCCAGCGGGTGCACTTCGTCGACGGCGAGGTCCGCGAGGTGGACGCGGTGATCCTGTGCACCGGCTACCTGCACAAGTACCCGTTCCTGCCCTCGGAGCTGGCGCTGTCCGGGCCCAACACCATCTACCCGGACGGGCTCTACCGGGGCGTGGCGTGGCAGGGCAACCCCAAGCTTCACTACCTGGGCGCCCAGGACCAGTGGTTCACCTTCAACATGTTCGACGCCCAGGCCTGGTACGTCCGGGACCTGGTGCTCGGGCGCGCCGAGCTGCCGCCGGCCGAGGAGCGGGCGGCGCACATGGCCCGGTGGCGCGAGCGCTTCGAGGCCGTGGACTCCGACGCCGACGCCGTGCGGTTCCAGGCCGACTACATCCGCGACCTCATCGAGGCCACCGACTACCCGATGTTCGACCTGGACGAGGTGGTGCGGATCTTCCTGGACTGGAAGCGGGACAAGAAGGAGAACATCCTCACCTACCGCGACCGCCCGCACCGCTCCGTGATGACGGGGACCATGGCGGCCGTGCACCACACGCCGTGGCTGCAGGAGCTCGACGACTCCCTGGAGCGCTACCTCTCCACCCCGGAGCCGACCGGCATGGAGGACCTCCTCGCGGCCCGGGAGGCCGCCCCCTCCGCCTGA
- a CDS encoding MarR family winged helix-turn-helix transcriptional regulator, with product MPTTTQTADDAPEAMAEAGIERFLAGELAQQVQFLTARARGRGSGHANMMLADLGIKVRQYSVLSLAASGLKPSQRELGEFLALDPSQIVALVDSLEQIGAVQRETDPRDRRSKIIVATESGLELFERARTVLLESEDVTLGTLSQRERRQLRTLLMKIAF from the coding sequence ATGCCGACAACGACCCAGACGGCCGACGACGCCCCCGAGGCCATGGCCGAGGCCGGGATCGAGCGCTTCCTGGCCGGTGAGCTGGCCCAGCAGGTCCAGTTCCTCACGGCCCGGGCGCGCGGACGTGGCTCAGGTCACGCCAACATGATGCTCGCCGACCTGGGGATCAAGGTCCGGCAGTACTCCGTGCTCTCGCTGGCCGCGAGCGGGCTCAAGCCGTCCCAGCGCGAGCTGGGGGAGTTCCTGGCCCTGGACCCGAGCCAGATCGTGGCCCTGGTGGACTCCCTCGAGCAGATCGGGGCCGTGCAGCGCGAGACCGATCCGCGCGACCGCCGCTCCAAGATCATCGTGGCCACCGAGTCCGGCCTGGAGCTCTTCGAGCGGGCCCGGACGGTGCTGCTGGAGTCCGAGGACGTCACCCTCGGCACCCTGTCCCAGCGCGAGCGCCGCCAGCTGCGCACGCTGCTGATGAAGATCGCCTTCTAG
- a CDS encoding SDR family NAD(P)-dependent oxidoreductase, producing the protein MSLNGKVAIVTGSGAGLGLAYAQELARQGAAVVINDVNQEVADQAVASITEAGGRAAAVVAPVGSSETADQLVKTAVDTFGGLDILVTNAGILRDKSLLKMTDDDFDAVINVHLKGTFTCVRSAFAYFKENGVAGRIVTIGSPTGQRGNFGQTNYAAAKAGIVGMVRTWALEMKKAGVAVNAVIPVAATAMTKTVPFFAKAVEADERGEAMPEFFRKDLGFGPARDVAGLVAFLSSDAAAGISGQAIGVGGDRLQVWSHPEPVVTEYHDGGWDYETMLSEGKALLEANLQSVGERLPELPAELQPEAAGR; encoded by the coding sequence ATGTCCCTCAACGGCAAGGTCGCCATCGTCACCGGCTCCGGCGCAGGCCTCGGCCTGGCCTACGCCCAGGAACTCGCCCGCCAGGGCGCCGCCGTCGTCATCAACGACGTCAACCAGGAGGTGGCGGACCAGGCGGTCGCGTCCATCACCGAGGCCGGCGGCCGGGCTGCCGCGGTGGTGGCCCCCGTGGGCTCCTCCGAGACCGCCGACCAGCTCGTCAAGACCGCCGTGGACACCTTCGGCGGCCTGGACATCCTCGTCACCAATGCCGGCATCCTGCGGGACAAGTCCCTGCTGAAGATGACCGACGACGACTTCGACGCGGTCATCAACGTCCACCTCAAGGGCACCTTCACCTGCGTGCGCTCCGCCTTCGCCTACTTCAAGGAGAACGGCGTGGCCGGACGCATCGTCACCATCGGCTCGCCGACCGGCCAGCGCGGCAACTTCGGCCAGACCAACTACGCCGCGGCCAAGGCCGGGATCGTGGGCATGGTCCGCACCTGGGCCCTGGAGATGAAGAAGGCCGGCGTCGCGGTGAACGCCGTCATCCCGGTGGCCGCCACCGCCATGACCAAGACCGTGCCGTTCTTCGCCAAGGCCGTCGAGGCGGACGAGCGCGGGGAGGCCATGCCGGAGTTCTTCCGCAAGGACCTCGGCTTCGGCCCCGCGCGGGACGTGGCCGGCCTCGTGGCCTTCCTGTCCTCGGACGCGGCCGCCGGCATCTCCGGCCAGGCGATCGGCGTCGGCGGGGACCGCCTGCAGGTCTGGTCCCACCCGGAGCCGGTCGTCACCGAGTACCACGACGGCGGCTGGGACTACGAGACCATGCTCTCCGAGGGCAAGGCCCTCCTCGAGGCCAACCTGCAGTCGGTGGGCGAGCGCCTGCCCGAGCTGCCGGCCGAGCTCCAGCCGGAGGCCGCCGGCCGCTGA
- a CDS encoding amidohydrolase family protein: MGQTPVRYECAVDVDAITAVDMHVHLEVDDCGHVAMPDDIMEASAKYFKAAERTPSIDSIAETYRAHRMAAVVFTVDARTQMGHLPNSIDDLVAGCARHHDVLIPFGSVDPRTGPAAIAEARRQAEELGVRGFKFHPSVQGFNPSDEQYFPLWAELERFGLPCIFHTGQNGMGAGLPGGRGIKLKYSNPLLLDDVAAEHPGLPIIMAHPSVPWQDEANSIATHKANVYIDLSGWSPKYFPESLVRQSNNVLSRKVLFGTDFPLITPDQWLKAFAELPLKDEVRPRILKDNAVGLLGLGSRPAAGTPDAGRGASAGERTAAGGAA, translated from the coding sequence ATGGGCCAGACCCCCGTGCGCTACGAGTGCGCCGTCGACGTCGACGCCATCACCGCCGTGGACATGCACGTCCACCTCGAGGTCGACGACTGCGGCCACGTGGCCATGCCGGACGACATCATGGAGGCCTCGGCAAAGTACTTCAAGGCCGCCGAGCGCACCCCCTCGATCGACTCGATCGCCGAGACCTACCGGGCCCACCGGATGGCCGCGGTGGTCTTCACCGTGGACGCCCGCACCCAGATGGGCCACCTGCCGAACTCGATCGACGACCTCGTGGCCGGCTGCGCCCGACACCACGACGTGCTGATCCCCTTCGGCAGCGTGGACCCCCGCACCGGCCCGGCCGCGATCGCTGAGGCCCGGCGCCAGGCCGAGGAGCTCGGCGTGCGAGGGTTCAAGTTCCACCCCTCCGTCCAGGGCTTCAACCCCTCGGACGAGCAGTACTTCCCGCTGTGGGCGGAGCTGGAGCGGTTCGGCCTGCCGTGCATCTTCCACACGGGCCAGAACGGCATGGGCGCCGGGCTGCCGGGCGGGCGCGGCATCAAGCTGAAGTACTCCAACCCGCTGCTGCTGGACGACGTGGCCGCCGAGCACCCGGGGCTGCCGATCATCATGGCGCACCCCTCCGTGCCGTGGCAGGACGAGGCGAACTCGATCGCCACGCACAAGGCCAACGTGTACATCGACCTCTCGGGCTGGTCCCCGAAGTACTTCCCGGAGTCGCTCGTGCGCCAGTCCAACAACGTGCTCTCGCGCAAGGTCCTGTTCGGCACCGACTTCCCGCTCATCACCCCGGACCAGTGGCTGAAGGCCTTCGCCGAGCTGCCGCTCAAGGACGAGGTCCGCCCCCGGATCCTCAAGGACAACGCCGTGGGGCTGCTCGGCCTGGGCTCCCGGCCGGCCGCCGGGACCCCCGACGCCGGCCGGGGCGCCTCCGCGGGCGAGCGCACCGCCGCGGGCGGTGCGGCATGA
- a CDS encoding acyl-CoA dehydrogenase family protein, with protein sequence MSGGRAPAVGTVIPSDLYGFAERLTEAERAVLTGLREQLQSTVYPLLNDAWDRAELPTELLEAVRGLELMDPPALREAGEPVGDLLTGFRNFELARCDINVGTLYNAQAGLFRTVCTLGGSPEQARDLDARIRTYELTGVFGLTEPDHGSDVAGGLATTATRDAATGEWVINGAKRWIGGATVSDVVATFARDTADGQVKCFLVPRGAEGVSMTIIPHKASLRIMQNAHIEYRDVRVGEDARLQGINSFADVARCLRNMRSDVAWMAVGAQAGAYEAALRYVRGREQFGQPIAGFQLVQEKLAVMLGNLTASLGMVVQLTEQQAAGVFKDENSALAKMYTSLRLRETVALAREVCGGNGITLDTDVARFHADAEAIYSYEGTHEINALIVGRAVTGVGAFV encoded by the coding sequence ATGAGCGGCGGGCGCGCGCCCGCCGTCGGGACCGTCATCCCCTCGGACCTCTACGGCTTCGCCGAGCGGCTCACCGAGGCCGAGCGCGCGGTCCTCACCGGCCTGCGGGAGCAGCTGCAGTCCACGGTGTACCCGCTCCTGAACGACGCCTGGGACCGGGCCGAGCTGCCCACGGAACTGCTCGAGGCGGTGCGCGGGCTCGAGCTGATGGACCCGCCGGCGCTGCGCGAGGCGGGCGAGCCCGTGGGGGACCTCCTCACGGGGTTCCGCAACTTCGAGCTGGCTCGCTGCGACATCAACGTCGGCACGCTCTACAACGCCCAGGCCGGGCTGTTCCGCACCGTGTGCACGCTCGGCGGCTCCCCGGAGCAGGCGCGGGACCTGGACGCGAGGATCCGCACCTACGAGCTGACCGGCGTGTTCGGGCTGACCGAGCCGGACCACGGCTCGGACGTGGCCGGCGGGCTGGCCACCACCGCCACCCGGGACGCGGCCACGGGCGAGTGGGTCATCAACGGGGCCAAGCGCTGGATCGGCGGCGCCACCGTCTCCGACGTGGTGGCCACCTTCGCCCGGGACACCGCCGACGGCCAGGTCAAGTGCTTCCTCGTCCCGCGCGGGGCCGAGGGCGTGTCCATGACGATCATCCCGCACAAGGCCTCGCTGCGGATCATGCAGAACGCGCACATCGAGTACCGGGACGTGCGGGTGGGCGAGGACGCGCGCCTGCAGGGCATCAACTCCTTCGCCGACGTGGCCCGCTGCCTGCGGAACATGCGCTCGGACGTGGCGTGGATGGCCGTGGGCGCCCAGGCCGGGGCCTACGAGGCCGCGCTGCGCTACGTGCGCGGGCGGGAGCAGTTCGGCCAGCCGATCGCCGGGTTCCAGCTCGTGCAGGAGAAGCTGGCGGTCATGCTGGGCAACCTCACCGCGTCCCTGGGCATGGTGGTGCAGCTGACCGAGCAGCAGGCGGCCGGGGTCTTCAAGGACGAGAACTCCGCGCTGGCCAAGATGTACACGTCCCTGCGCCTGCGGGAGACGGTGGCCCTGGCCCGCGAGGTGTGCGGCGGCAACGGGATCACCCTGGACACGGACGTGGCCCGGTTCCACGCGGACGCCGAGGCGATCTACTCCTACGAGGGCACCCACGAGATCAACGCGCTGATCGTGGGCCGCGCCGTCACCGGGGTCGGCGCCTTCGTCTGA
- a CDS encoding MaoC family dehydratase — MTETTTPTSRLVVTFEEAKSLAGKDLGVTEWREVTQQMVNTFADATDDQQWIHVDPERAKDGPFGAPIAHGFLTLSMIIPFWSELFDVSDVKTKVNYGLDKVRFTSPVKVGSRIRMKGSIADVQEVKGNGLHIVVDSTIEIEGEERPAVVATFLARFYA, encoded by the coding sequence ATGACCGAGACCACCACCCCCACGTCCAGGCTCGTCGTCACGTTCGAGGAGGCCAAGTCCCTGGCCGGCAAGGACCTCGGCGTCACCGAGTGGCGCGAGGTGACCCAGCAGATGGTGAACACCTTCGCCGACGCCACGGACGACCAGCAGTGGATCCACGTGGACCCGGAGCGTGCCAAGGACGGCCCGTTCGGGGCCCCGATCGCCCACGGCTTCCTCACCCTGTCCATGATCATCCCGTTCTGGTCCGAGCTCTTCGACGTCTCCGACGTCAAGACCAAGGTCAACTACGGGCTGGACAAGGTGCGCTTCACCTCGCCGGTGAAGGTCGGCTCCCGCATCCGCATGAAGGGCTCCATCGCGGACGTCCAGGAGGTCAAGGGCAACGGCCTGCACATCGTCGTGGACTCCACCATCGAGATCGAGGGGGAGGAGCGCCCGGCCGTGGTGGCCACCTTCCTCGCCCGCTTCTACGCCTAG
- a CDS encoding ABC transporter substrate-binding protein: protein MNTKLLSLMATVAVTGLALTGCGSGSPSGGGDASSPGASETASGSAGGSGELDQVKVGVLPIAPSVGIYYGVEKGIFEDHGIDVELSTSNAGAAMLPAVANEQLQFGIGNPNSVMNANDRGLDMKIVAGYSNSLAEGEDIAGVVTTKDSGIQGWEDLAGKTVSVNALKTQGDLTIMEAVSKAGGDPEAVNFSEMPFQDMPAQLERGNTDAIWVPEPFLSSSLANEDNQLVGYSFQDSVAGMPTMVTFSSGSFVEENPDLAKRFVDAMTESLDAAQEDEEGARALLPEFINLPEDVAKDLKMEELSAEIRKDQIEEAGRLMVKYGFISNEPDTGKLYWEGQ, encoded by the coding sequence ATGAACACAAAGCTCCTCTCGCTGATGGCCACCGTCGCCGTCACGGGACTCGCGCTGACCGGCTGCGGCTCCGGCTCGCCGTCCGGCGGCGGGGACGCCTCCTCGCCCGGGGCCTCGGAGACCGCCTCCGGGTCCGCCGGCGGCTCGGGCGAGCTGGACCAGGTCAAGGTCGGCGTGCTGCCGATCGCCCCGTCGGTCGGGATCTACTACGGCGTCGAGAAGGGCATCTTCGAGGACCACGGCATCGACGTGGAGCTCTCCACCTCCAATGCCGGCGCCGCGATGCTGCCGGCCGTGGCGAACGAGCAGCTGCAGTTCGGCATCGGCAACCCCAACTCCGTGATGAACGCCAACGACCGCGGCCTCGACATGAAGATCGTGGCCGGGTACTCCAACTCGCTGGCCGAGGGCGAGGACATCGCCGGCGTGGTGACCACCAAGGACAGCGGGATCCAGGGCTGGGAGGACCTCGCGGGCAAGACCGTCTCCGTCAACGCCCTGAAGACGCAGGGCGACCTGACGATCATGGAGGCCGTGTCCAAGGCCGGCGGCGACCCCGAGGCGGTCAACTTCTCGGAGATGCCGTTCCAGGACATGCCGGCCCAGCTCGAGCGCGGCAACACGGACGCCATCTGGGTCCCCGAGCCGTTCCTGAGCAGCTCGCTGGCGAACGAGGACAACCAGCTCGTGGGCTACTCCTTCCAGGACTCGGTGGCCGGCATGCCGACCATGGTGACCTTCAGCTCCGGCTCCTTCGTGGAGGAGAACCCGGACCTGGCGAAGCGCTTCGTGGACGCCATGACGGAGTCCCTGGACGCGGCCCAGGAGGACGAGGAGGGCGCCCGCGCCCTGCTGCCGGAGTTCATCAACCTCCCCGAGGACGTGGCCAAGGACCTGAAGATGGAGGAGCTCTCCGCCGAGATCCGCAAGGACCAGATCGAGGAGGCCGGGCGGCTCATGGTGAAGTACGGCTTCATCAGCAACGAGCCGGACACCGGGAAGCTCTACTGGGAGGGCCAGTGA
- a CDS encoding MarR family winged helix-turn-helix transcriptional regulator — protein MPNDRREGAAAPGEGDGDASLVAPEDFRSLAVRRMLSRHGRLWAQQVSPDHTSIQFGLLLCLARAAEGLSQTEIAAALAVDKATLTELVRRMEAQGHVAVHRDARDGRRRVATLTPAGRKVLRELYQPAVEVNEQLFAPLSAAESEQLLHLMRRVLDHEAATAHPDRG, from the coding sequence ATGCCGAACGACCGCCGGGAGGGCGCCGCCGCCCCCGGGGAGGGGGACGGGGACGCCTCCCTCGTCGCCCCCGAGGATTTCCGCAGCCTGGCGGTGCGCCGGATGCTGAGCCGACACGGACGCCTCTGGGCCCAGCAGGTGTCCCCCGACCACACGTCGATCCAGTTCGGCCTGCTGCTGTGCCTGGCCCGGGCCGCCGAGGGGCTGTCCCAGACCGAGATCGCCGCGGCCCTCGCCGTGGACAAGGCCACGCTGACCGAGTTGGTGCGCCGCATGGAGGCCCAGGGGCACGTGGCCGTGCACCGGGACGCCCGGGACGGCCGGCGCCGCGTGGCCACCCTCACCCCCGCTGGACGGAAGGTGCTCCGGGAGCTGTACCAGCCCGCCGTCGAGGTGAACGAGCAGCTGTTCGCCCCGCTCAGCGCCGCCGAGTCCGAGCAGCTGCTGCACCTGATGCGGAGGGTGCTCGACCACGAGGCAGCCACCGCGCACCCCGACCGGGGCTGA